From the Hyphomicrobium sp. ghe19 genome, one window contains:
- a CDS encoding GTP-binding protein yields the protein MSVHALHKTEAAQKAAPRLEVVPNLVHELGGITHLLTCGSVDDGKSTLIGRLLWDASDLYEDQRENVRRSGRKAAGTDLPDFSMLLDGLVAEREQGITIDIAWKYFDTETRRFVIIDSPGHEQYTRNMASGASHADVAIVLVDARSGVKKQTKRHTAILDLVGVKHVVLAVNKMDLVGWSEDVFRKIEADFRTLCWKFNFWDATAIPLSAVFGDNVSAASDNMSWYSGPTLIQHLEKTPSRVSEAGSVFRFPVQTVLRDGQDFRGLAGTVTSGSVKIGDVVVDALSNASGKVIRIATMNGDLPSASAGQAVALQLDVDIDVSRGAVLSAPEMRPVAAQTVEARFVWLSEDPFSPTAGYLLRTSTDLIPISNIEIKALLDLETMASRPARSCSANDIAIAKISLGRAASIDVFSETPETGTLLLVDSVTGATMAGGIATSVNAKAEQPAEGHFVLKRDMLANGLNRDLSMSSSDREEFMRRANEVAILLRSAGVSVAIEPPPPVDDGMDPGL from the coding sequence ATGTCGGTGCACGCACTGCATAAAACGGAAGCCGCGCAAAAGGCTGCGCCCCGTCTCGAAGTCGTGCCCAATCTCGTGCACGAGCTTGGCGGCATTACGCATCTTCTCACCTGCGGCTCCGTCGACGACGGCAAATCGACCTTGATCGGCCGGCTGCTCTGGGATGCGTCCGATCTCTACGAGGATCAGCGCGAGAACGTTCGCCGCTCGGGCCGCAAGGCCGCGGGCACCGATCTTCCCGATTTCTCGATGCTGCTGGACGGCCTCGTCGCCGAGCGCGAGCAAGGCATAACGATCGATATCGCCTGGAAGTATTTCGATACCGAAACGCGCCGTTTCGTCATCATCGATTCCCCCGGTCACGAGCAATACACGCGCAACATGGCATCGGGCGCGTCCCATGCCGACGTCGCGATCGTGCTCGTCGATGCGCGCTCGGGCGTGAAGAAGCAAACGAAACGCCACACGGCGATCCTCGATCTCGTCGGCGTGAAGCACGTCGTGCTCGCTGTAAACAAGATGGACCTCGTCGGCTGGTCGGAAGACGTGTTCCGCAAAATCGAGGCCGACTTCCGCACGCTGTGCTGGAAATTCAATTTCTGGGACGCAACCGCGATCCCGCTGTCCGCCGTCTTTGGCGATAACGTCTCGGCGGCCTCAGATAATATGTCCTGGTACTCGGGCCCGACGCTGATCCAGCACCTGGAGAAAACGCCGAGCCGTGTCAGCGAAGCAGGTTCCGTCTTCCGCTTTCCCGTACAGACCGTCCTGCGCGACGGCCAGGATTTCCGCGGCCTTGCCGGCACGGTCACGTCAGGCTCGGTGAAAATCGGCGACGTCGTGGTCGATGCCCTGAGCAACGCCAGCGGTAAGGTCATCCGCATCGCGACGATGAACGGCGACCTTCCAAGCGCCTCCGCCGGTCAGGCCGTCGCCCTTCAGCTCGACGTCGATATCGACGTGTCGCGCGGCGCCGTGCTGTCCGCGCCCGAGATGCGCCCCGTAGCGGCGCAAACGGTCGAAGCTCGCTTCGTCTGGCTCTCGGAAGATCCATTCAGCCCCACGGCTGGCTACCTCTTGCGAACGTCGACCGACCTCATCCCGATCTCCAACATCGAGATCAAGGCACTCCTCGATCTCGAAACGATGGCGTCGCGTCCAGCTCGTAGCTGCAGCGCGAACGATATCGCGATCGCGAAAATTTCGCTCGGCCGCGCGGCCTCAATCGACGTCTTCTCCGAGACGCCGGAGACCGGAACGCTGTTGCTCGTTGATTCCGTCACCGGCGCAACGATGGCCGGTGGCATCGCGACATCCGTCAACGCCAAGGCAGAACAACCGGCCGAGGGTCATTTCGTGTTGAAGCGCGATATGCTCGCAAACGGCCTCAATCGCGACCTGTCGATGAGTTCGAGCGATCGCGAAGAGTTCATGCGCCGCGCCAACGAGGTTGCGATCCTTCTACGCTCGGCTGGCGTCTCCGTGGCGATCGAACCGCCGCCTCCAGTCGACGACGGGATGGACCCGGGACTCTAA
- the gloA gene encoding lactoylglutathione lyase, translating into MRYLDTMVRIKEIAPSLKFYCDALGLKEIRRMDSEKGRFTLIFLAAPEDEARAVSEKAPMLELTYNWDPEDYDAGRHFGHIAFQVDDIYATCERLRAAGVTINRPPRDGHMAFVRSPDLVSIELLQKGAPLPPTEPWSSMPNTGTW; encoded by the coding sequence ATGCGCTACTTGGACACGATGGTTCGCATCAAGGAGATCGCGCCGAGCCTGAAGTTCTACTGCGATGCTCTAGGGTTGAAAGAAATCCGTCGCATGGACAGTGAGAAGGGCCGCTTCACGTTGATCTTCCTCGCGGCGCCGGAGGACGAAGCCCGCGCCGTGAGCGAAAAGGCGCCGATGCTCGAGCTCACCTATAACTGGGACCCCGAAGACTACGATGCGGGCCGCCACTTCGGCCACATCGCCTTTCAGGTGGACGACATCTACGCGACCTGCGAGCGGCTCCGGGCGGCCGGCGTCACGATCAACAGGCCGCCGCGCGACGGACACATGGCGTTCGTCCGCTCGCCCGACCTCGTCTCGATCGAGCTTTTGCAGAAGGGCGCACCCCTGCCCCCGACTGAACCGTGGTCATCCATGCCGAATACCGGGACATGGTGA
- a CDS encoding tyrosine-type recombinase/integrase → MTLEPVVPPKLPPHVVQVKNKVGRPYLYLMKFRGTPRAEKAIRLPDDPKSSEFWAEYARAMQLPPAAKKSDTFEDLVGAWHASPEWRQLSEKTKIDWKRYSERIKASWGELQVRGIGPPNVLTLRDLYADTPASANNLIRCLSAMLAWSVPRGWRLDNPCREIKPLKGGSEYAPWPWEAIKEAEDRLREDLWQVAALALYTGQREDDVLSMLKTSIHANVISVRQEKTDKQLWIPIHRDLKPIIEKALARSPKTSLTILTNTLGRPWTADGFRTSWGKNKPPLVKKRGLVFHGLRKSSVVMLLEAGCSDAEVSSITGQSREMVEHYAKQVNQARLAASAILKWENASETEIANTVANTVPSKRAK, encoded by the coding sequence ATGACGCTGGAGCCCGTCGTGCCGCCCAAGCTGCCGCCGCACGTCGTACAGGTCAAAAACAAGGTGGGAAGGCCCTACCTGTACCTCATGAAGTTCCGGGGGACCCCGCGCGCCGAGAAGGCCATTAGGCTTCCGGACGACCCAAAGTCCTCCGAGTTCTGGGCGGAATATGCCAGGGCCATGCAGCTGCCGCCGGCAGCGAAGAAATCCGATACGTTCGAAGACCTTGTCGGCGCATGGCACGCCTCTCCGGAATGGCGGCAGCTTTCGGAGAAGACCAAGATCGATTGGAAGCGCTATAGCGAGCGCATCAAGGCGTCGTGGGGAGAACTACAGGTTCGGGGGATCGGGCCGCCAAACGTCCTGACGCTCCGCGATCTCTACGCCGACACGCCGGCCTCTGCCAACAATCTCATCCGCTGCCTCTCCGCAATGCTGGCATGGTCAGTGCCGCGGGGCTGGCGCCTGGACAATCCATGTCGCGAGATAAAACCCCTCAAGGGCGGCTCTGAGTATGCCCCCTGGCCGTGGGAGGCGATCAAAGAGGCGGAGGACAGGCTTCGAGAGGATCTTTGGCAGGTCGCTGCTTTGGCGCTCTACACCGGCCAGCGCGAGGACGACGTGCTTTCCATGCTGAAGACATCGATTCACGCCAACGTCATCAGCGTGCGTCAGGAAAAAACCGACAAGCAGCTTTGGATACCGATTCATCGGGATCTGAAGCCGATCATCGAAAAGGCCTTGGCGCGTTCTCCAAAAACGTCGCTGACGATCCTGACGAACACACTCGGCCGGCCGTGGACGGCAGATGGCTTTCGAACGTCATGGGGGAAAAATAAGCCGCCGCTGGTGAAGAAGCGCGGGCTTGTGTTCCACGGGCTCAGAAAGTCCTCCGTGGTGATGCTGCTCGAGGCCGGTTGCTCAGATGCCGAAGTTTCCTCGATCACCGGACAGAGCCGAGAGATGGTCGAGCACTATGCGAAACAGGTCAATCAGGCCCGCTTGGCGGCGTCGGCAATCCTCAAGTGGGAGAACGCCTCGGAAACGGAAATTGCAAACACCGTTGCAAACACCGTACCTTCGAAACGAGCTAAGTAG
- a CDS encoding TIGR03862 family flavoprotein: MVSTSAAPRDVAVIGAGPAGLYAAEIIANAGHRVTVYERMPTPARKFLLAGRGGLNLTHSEPLENFLTRYGTESENVRAMVESFPPASLIEWANGLGADAFIGSSGRVFPRAMKASPLLRAWLRRLGELGVAIKTRHRWIGFTPERGLLFETPEGTVTATPDATLFALGGGSWPKLGSDALWAGTFSAAGIQVTPLAPANCGVRIAWSEIFKSRFEGAALKRIALTCAGVTSRGEAIVTSDGLEGGAIYALIPHIRSALRTERSVTLSIDLKPDVDRSVLAERLTKPRGKETLTNFLRKAAHLDPAALALIREAGASLPDGGDALAARIKSVPLSVVGVAGIERAISTAGGIDWAAIDDDMMIKTRPGLFAAGEMLDWEAPTGGYLLQATFATATRAANGLVAWLARDGAR, translated from the coding sequence ATGGTGAGCACCTCAGCCGCCCCCCGTGACGTCGCTGTCATCGGTGCGGGACCCGCCGGTCTCTATGCCGCCGAGATCATCGCGAATGCCGGACATCGCGTCACCGTTTACGAGCGCATGCCGACGCCCGCCCGCAAATTCCTGCTCGCCGGGCGCGGCGGACTGAACCTCACGCACAGCGAACCGCTCGAAAATTTCCTGACGCGGTACGGGACCGAGTCAGAAAACGTTCGCGCCATGGTCGAAAGCTTTCCGCCTGCGAGCCTCATCGAATGGGCGAACGGGCTCGGCGCTGACGCATTCATTGGTTCGAGCGGCCGCGTCTTCCCCCGCGCGATGAAAGCCTCTCCTCTTTTGCGCGCATGGCTGCGCCGTCTGGGCGAGCTCGGCGTCGCGATCAAAACGAGGCACCGCTGGATCGGCTTCACGCCCGAGCGCGGTCTCCTTTTTGAAACGCCGGAAGGAACCGTCACGGCGACGCCTGATGCAACGCTCTTCGCGCTCGGAGGTGGAAGCTGGCCGAAGCTCGGCTCGGACGCGCTCTGGGCCGGGACGTTCAGCGCGGCCGGCATCCAGGTAACGCCGCTTGCTCCCGCCAATTGTGGCGTGCGCATAGCATGGTCCGAGATCTTCAAATCACGCTTCGAAGGCGCCGCGTTGAAGCGCATCGCGCTCACATGCGCGGGTGTCACGTCGCGGGGCGAAGCCATCGTAACCAGCGACGGCCTCGAAGGCGGAGCGATTTACGCGCTCATACCGCACATCCGCTCTGCGCTACGCACTGAAAGAAGCGTAACGCTCTCGATCGACCTGAAGCCCGATGTCGACCGGTCCGTTTTGGCCGAACGGCTCACCAAACCGCGCGGCAAGGAAACGCTGACGAACTTTCTGCGTAAGGCAGCTCATCTCGATCCGGCCGCGCTCGCCCTCATTCGCGAAGCGGGCGCAAGCCTTCCCGATGGAGGCGACGCTCTGGCGGCCCGCATCAAGTCAGTTCCGCTCTCGGTCGTCGGCGTTGCCGGCATAGAGCGCGCCATCTCCACCGCCGGCGGCATCGACTGGGCCGCCATCGACGATGACATGATGATCAAGACGCGCCCGGGCTTGTTCGCTGCCGGCGAGATGCTCGACTGGGAAGCACCGACCGGGGGCTATCTGCTGCAGGCAACATTCGCAACCGCGACGCGGGCGGCAAATGGATTGGTCGCTTGGCTCGCACGAGATGGCGCTCGTTAG
- a CDS encoding DUF192 domain-containing protein, with protein MSSSTKGAAICVALFILLPMFAASFPGLNRLIDLVPAAYAKMRQDKLTIVSAQDGAEHPFAIEVASTEQEKALGLMFRTSLGDGEGMLFPYPAERGLQMWMRNTYIPLDMLFIRADGTIARIEEGAEPLSDRVISSGATVLAVLEIAGGTASRLGIKAGDKVRYPIFSGAARP; from the coding sequence ATGTCGAGTTCAACGAAGGGGGCCGCGATTTGCGTGGCCCTTTTTATTTTGCTGCCCATGTTTGCGGCGAGCTTCCCAGGCCTCAACCGGTTGATTGATCTCGTTCCGGCCGCATACGCTAAAATGCGTCAGGACAAGTTGACGATCGTTTCCGCTCAAGACGGGGCCGAGCATCCGTTTGCGATCGAGGTCGCGTCGACGGAACAGGAGAAGGCGCTGGGGCTCATGTTCCGCACGTCGCTCGGGGACGGCGAGGGCATGCTCTTTCCCTATCCGGCCGAGCGCGGTTTGCAGATGTGGATGCGCAACACGTACATCCCGCTCGATATGCTTTTCATTCGTGCTGACGGTACGATTGCGCGGATCGAGGAGGGTGCTGAGCCGCTGTCGGATCGCGTGATCTCGTCCGGTGCTACCGTGCTCGCCGTTCTGGAAATTGCGGGAGGTACGGCGTCGCGGCTCGGCATTAAAGCCGGCGACAAAGTGCGTTATCCGATTTTTTCTGGTGCGGCCCGGCCATGA
- the cysD gene encoding sulfate adenylyltransferase subunit CysD, producing the protein MTASPSHLDLLESESIHIFREAAAQFRKPVLMYSIGKDSTVLLHLARKAFFPQAVPFPLLHVDTTWKFRDMIAFRDRTARELGLNLIVHTNEEGIKRGINPIDHAPSIHTDVLKTQALKQALDKYGFDAAFGGARRDEEASRAKERVFSFRASGHRWDPRRQRPEMWHLLNGRLGTGETVRVFPMSNWTEKDVWRYILREKLEVVPLYYAAERPTIVRNGQILMQDDHRLQPRDGEKVEMRKIRFRTLGDYPLTAAVESDADTIEAVVAETINAQTSERQGRLIDHDQVGAMEKKKQEGYF; encoded by the coding sequence ATGACGGCATCGCCTTCACATCTTGATCTACTCGAATCCGAGAGCATCCACATTTTCCGCGAGGCGGCGGCGCAGTTCCGCAAGCCCGTGCTGATGTATTCGATTGGCAAGGATTCAACCGTTCTCCTGCATCTCGCGCGGAAGGCATTCTTCCCGCAAGCCGTGCCTTTCCCGCTGCTTCACGTCGATACGACGTGGAAGTTCCGGGATATGATCGCATTCCGCGATCGCACGGCCCGTGAACTCGGATTGAACCTGATCGTCCACACCAACGAGGAAGGCATCAAGCGCGGGATCAATCCGATCGATCACGCGCCCTCGATCCACACCGACGTGCTGAAGACGCAGGCTTTGAAGCAGGCACTCGACAAGTACGGCTTCGATGCTGCGTTCGGGGGCGCCCGCCGCGACGAAGAAGCAAGCCGTGCCAAAGAGCGCGTCTTCTCGTTTCGAGCCTCGGGCCACCGCTGGGACCCGCGCAGACAACGCCCCGAGATGTGGCACCTGTTGAACGGCCGTCTCGGAACCGGAGAGACCGTCCGCGTCTTCCCGATGTCGAATTGGACCGAAAAGGACGTCTGGCGCTACATCCTCCGCGAGAAGCTCGAGGTCGTGCCGCTCTATTACGCCGCCGAGAGACCGACGATCGTCCGCAACGGACAAATCCTGATGCAGGACGACCATCGTCTCCAGCCGCGAGACGGTGAAAAAGTCGAGATGCGAAAGATCCGCTTCCGCACCCTCGGCGATTATCCTCTCACCGCCGCCGTCGAGTCTGACGCTGATACGATCGAAGCCGTCGTTGCGGAAACGATCAACGCGCAGACTTCGGAACGCCAGGGCCGCTTGATCGATCACGATCAGGTCGGCGCAATGGAAAAGAAGAAGCAGGAAGGCTATTTCTGA
- a CDS encoding phosphoadenylyl-sulfate reductase: MTLFEATPSAPGGPASNDHSAPQHAVAADLDAKLASLATLEERLAAIRAAIDGTIAFSTSLGIEDQAITHAVATTATDIDIFTLDTGRHFPETLDTLFETEGKYGIKIRVMFPDSAEVEELVSNDGIYGFRYSVEARKACCEIRKVRPLNRALEGAAAWLTGLRREQSQGRSHVHFASYDAGAKLIKLNPIADWTLAQLEDYVAGNKIPVNALHAQGFPSIGCQPCTRAIKPGEDIRAGRWWWENENGKECGLHTQSEDPGFEPKDRAA; encoded by the coding sequence ATGACGCTGTTCGAAGCAACCCCGTCCGCTCCTGGCGGACCGGCAAGTAATGATCATTCCGCGCCGCAGCATGCGGTTGCGGCCGACCTTGACGCGAAACTCGCGAGCTTGGCGACGCTCGAGGAGCGTCTCGCCGCGATCCGTGCGGCCATCGACGGCACGATCGCATTCTCGACCAGTCTCGGCATCGAGGATCAGGCGATTACGCACGCCGTGGCGACGACGGCGACGGACATCGACATTTTCACCCTCGATACCGGCCGGCACTTCCCCGAGACGCTCGACACACTGTTCGAAACCGAAGGTAAGTACGGCATCAAAATCCGCGTAATGTTTCCGGACTCTGCCGAAGTCGAAGAGCTCGTGTCGAACGACGGCATCTACGGCTTCCGCTATTCAGTCGAAGCGCGGAAAGCCTGCTGCGAAATACGCAAGGTCCGCCCGCTCAATCGCGCGCTCGAAGGCGCAGCCGCCTGGCTGACCGGCCTCCGCCGCGAGCAATCGCAAGGCCGCTCGCACGTGCACTTCGCCAGCTACGACGCCGGCGCCAAACTCATCAAGCTGAACCCCATCGCCGATTGGACGCTAGCTCAGCTCGAAGACTACGTGGCGGGGAACAAAATTCCCGTCAACGCACTCCACGCCCAAGGCTTCCCGTCGATCGGTTGTCAGCCGTGCACGCGCGCCATCAAGCCCGGCGAAGACATTCGCGCCGGTCGCTGGTGGTGGGAAAACGAGAACGGTAAGGAGTGCGGACTTCACACGCAGTCCGAAGACCCCGGCTTTGAACCAAAGGACCGCGCCGCATGA
- a CDS encoding cold-shock protein: protein MGDIKRPGLSEYFEPGPIGPEALDDAAAEVFEVAGTIKWFDASKGYGFIVPDNGLPDILLHVTCLRAGGFQTAYEGARLHCEVLRRPKGMQAFRILSMDESSAIHPSQLPQRTHVIVQPESDWCRAYVKWFNRVRGFGFLTRGEGTPDIFCHMETLRRFGFTELRPGQIVQVRWGYGSKGCMAAELRPDGVPTGLPSRN from the coding sequence ATGGGGGATATTAAACGTCCCGGGCTTTCAGAATATTTTGAACCGGGTCCGATTGGTCCCGAGGCGCTCGACGACGCGGCGGCCGAAGTTTTCGAGGTCGCCGGAACAATCAAATGGTTCGATGCTTCGAAAGGCTACGGCTTCATTGTTCCTGACAATGGTCTGCCGGACATACTTCTGCACGTCACCTGCCTCCGAGCCGGTGGATTTCAAACCGCTTACGAAGGCGCGCGCCTTCACTGCGAAGTTCTGCGCAGGCCAAAAGGCATGCAGGCATTTCGCATTCTCAGTATGGACGAAAGTTCGGCTATCCATCCGTCGCAGCTTCCGCAACGCACCCACGTCATTGTGCAGCCGGAAAGCGATTGGTGCCGTGCTTACGTGAAATGGTTCAATCGGGTACGCGGTTTCGGGTTCCTGACCCGCGGCGAGGGCACACCCGATATCTTCTGCCACATGGAAACGTTGCGCCGCTTCGGCTTCACTGAGCTACGGCCGGGCCAGATCGTCCAAGTCCGCTGGGGATATGGATCTAAGGGCTGCATGGCTGCGGAACTCAGGCCGGACGGTGTGCCGACGGGGCTGCCGTCCCGTAACTGA
- a CDS encoding sulfotransferase family 2 domain-containing protein: protein MIVSHARRFIFVKTSKTAGTSVEISLSELCGPDDIIAPARESKDPKYPSYRARNLVIPLHRAAYVSLPIPPLTPVAKHFRFRKTFYEHMPAVRVRRALPKSVWDNYFKFTIVRNPYDRALSQYFWNNRKTGTHTKETINEYILEKSSPSVLTNWFMYASRGKVLVDHFIRYEELESGFQTILSRLGIDEPLALPNAKGGVRPNEIHYREVISPAARQHIERNARAELDLFDYAW, encoded by the coding sequence ATGATCGTTTCACACGCTCGACGCTTCATATTCGTCAAGACCAGCAAGACTGCCGGCACAAGTGTCGAGATATCCCTTTCTGAGCTTTGTGGACCCGACGACATCATCGCGCCGGCGAGAGAATCCAAGGATCCCAAATACCCGTCCTACCGGGCCCGCAATCTTGTGATTCCCCTTCATCGCGCTGCGTACGTCTCGCTGCCGATTCCGCCGCTCACCCCCGTCGCCAAACACTTTCGGTTTCGCAAGACTTTCTACGAACACATGCCCGCCGTCCGAGTACGGCGCGCGCTGCCCAAATCGGTCTGGGACAACTATTTCAAGTTCACCATCGTTCGTAATCCATACGACCGGGCACTGAGCCAATACTTCTGGAACAATCGAAAGACCGGCACCCACACCAAGGAAACGATCAACGAGTATATTTTGGAGAAGTCGAGTCCTTCCGTGCTGACCAACTGGTTCATGTACGCGTCACGCGGCAAAGTGCTGGTGGACCATTTCATCCGCTACGAGGAGCTGGAGAGCGGCTTTCAAACGATATTGTCTCGATTGGGCATCGACGAACCGCTCGCACTACCAAACGCTAAGGGCGGCGTGCGTCCGAATGAAATCCATTATCGAGAAGTTATCAGCCCTGCGGCCCGGCAGCATATTGAACGAAATGCACGCGCCGAACTGGACCTCTTTGACTATGCGTGGTGA
- a CDS encoding sulfite exporter TauE/SafE family protein, whose protein sequence is MPEFDLQTLWPMVITGGFVVGFLVGMTGVGAGSLMTPFLITNIGVPPALAVGTDLLFASITKASATWPHHNFGNVNWRLVGWLALGSVPGSVAMLIVLHLLNPDTAALAHFIKQALVAALVLSSIAILIYPFVVRGHANAGEPAEIKVRRLPTLLLGLTLGSIVTLTSVGAGAIGVVVLTLLYPMLRTRRLIGTDIVHAVPLTLVSGLGHMSIGNTSFALLGLLLVGSIPGIALGSRLTGVLPDQLLRIFLAVILCFAAYQLSLKL, encoded by the coding sequence ATGCCCGAATTCGATTTGCAAACCCTGTGGCCAATGGTGATTACGGGCGGCTTCGTCGTCGGCTTCCTCGTCGGGATGACGGGCGTCGGCGCGGGCTCGCTGATGACTCCGTTCTTGATTACGAACATCGGTGTGCCGCCCGCCCTGGCTGTCGGCACGGACTTGCTGTTTGCCTCGATCACCAAGGCGTCGGCCACCTGGCCTCATCACAATTTCGGAAACGTCAATTGGCGCCTTGTCGGCTGGCTCGCATTGGGCAGCGTTCCGGGCTCCGTCGCGATGCTTATCGTTCTGCACCTTCTCAATCCCGACACTGCGGCGCTTGCTCATTTCATCAAGCAGGCGCTCGTCGCGGCACTTGTGCTGAGTTCGATCGCGATCCTGATCTATCCGTTCGTCGTTCGCGGCCATGCGAACGCGGGCGAACCGGCGGAGATCAAAGTCCGCCGCTTGCCGACGCTGCTGCTCGGCCTGACGCTGGGCTCGATCGTAACGCTGACGTCGGTCGGCGCAGGCGCCATCGGCGTCGTCGTCTTGACGCTGCTCTATCCGATGCTCCGCACACGCCGCCTGATCGGCACCGACATCGTGCACGCAGTGCCGCTGACGCTCGTATCGGGCCTCGGCCACATGTCGATCGGGAACACGAGTTTCGCGCTGTTGGGATTGCTTCTCGTCGGCTCGATTCCAGGCATCGCGCTCGGATCGCGCCTGACCGGGGTTCTACCCGATCAGCTGCTGCGCATCTTCCTGGCGGTGATCCTCTGCTTCGCCGCCTACCAGCTCTCGCTGAAGCTCTAA